Within the Corynebacterium afermentans subsp. lipophilum genome, the region TCACCGCCGAATGTTTCGCTGGGACCGATTGGTTGAATTTCAACGGGTCACCGGGTCGCCGTCGGAACCCTGACCTGCCCGTATTCGGGTCGAAATCCATGTACCCCTTGTTAAAGGAGCCGTCTCTGTGGTCGTTGTTGCATCTGTGGTGCTCGCGGCATAGCCCGGTGAGGTTTTCAATGTCGGTGTTTCCACCTTTGATCCACGCGAGGATGTGGTGGGCCTCGCATTCCGACATAGCCGCGGTGCAGCCGAGCCAGGAGCAGACCCCTTGCACCGCGAACATGGCGATGCGCTGGGCCACCGACGCCAGTCGGCTGGTGCGCCCCATCCACAGCGGCACGGAGCTAACCCCGTCGACCTGCAGCAGGAAGTCGGTTGTGCCGTCCATGCCTAGGCGCACAAGGTCGAAGCAGTCCACCTCGATGCCGGTGTTGGTGTCGAAGAGCATCGCGGCGTCGCCGTCCGCGAGGTCGTCCAACGTCAGCGCAAGCACCACGGACGCGGCGCCGTCGTTCGACTTCTGGCACTGCTCCTCGTACTGCTCGAAGATGGCGAAGAACTGATCGAATCGGCGTTGCTCCGGTGTGCGCGAATCCGCCTCGCCCTGCAGTTCCTCCGGCAGGTTCGAGTTCGGTGCCAGGCCCTTGTCCATGTGCGCCTTCATTAAGGCCGCGTGGCCGGCGGTGGCGTTGATGTGGATGTCCACCATGCCGTCTGCCTTGCGACGGCCAAAGGTGGCACTCCTCTTTTCAAACCCGGCGTTCGGGTTGGAGTGGGGCGCGTGCTTCCGGTTCGCCGCGTTCACCGCCTTGCGCACGAACAGGCGCAGGTCCTCGGGGCTGCGGTGCAGTGCCTCCTCCATGGCCTCAGAATGAATGCGGGTTCGCTCGCAGGCCGCGGCCTTGAGCAGCTTGTCCAGCTCGCGGCGGATAATGTCCTGCTTTTCCGCGCTGACCTTCGACGAGTTCTCGCGCGCTTTCTTCTGGCGGGCGCGTTCTTCCTCGGCGGCAGCCTCCGCGGCGGCCTGGGCCTCGGCCTCGGCATCCTCCCCGGTCATGTCGAACAGGTCCTCCACGTCCTCGGGCGGGGGAGGGGTGGGCTCCGGCGGCGCGCCGTACAGTAGCCGGCCGCGCTCGAGGCGGTTGTAGGCCTCGCCCTTGGACAGGTCCAGGCACTGCTGCAGGTAGGCGTTCGGGTAGTTGGCGCCGACGATGCGTCCGGCATCGTCCCGGTCGGCGATGAAGGCAAATGCTGCGTCGATAGTTGCCTTCTTTTTAAACTGCTCCTCCAAGCGCTCCATGTCGTGCCGGACGTCCTCAAATGCGAGGGTGGAGGGGTCCTCGAACAGCGTGCTAAGCGTGCGCAGTGCTGAAGCAATCTCGTCGACGCACCGGGTGATCTCGCTGGTCATGGCTCCTCCTTCCTGCCGGGAGTGCGGTTGTTTGAAAGTGATGAACTCAATCTAACAACGCGCCCGACACCGCCATCGCGAAATTCGAACACCCATTCGATCTAGGGGCTAATTTAGCACTTCAATATCACTTGGAGAGAGGCCGAGCTGACTGCCAAAGGGGAGGCTTGCATCGGACGAGTAACCGAAGTCGCCCGCAGGAACATGCAGCCGCACCCGTTTTCCCACGTACTGGTCCCAGCCGTTGGTGTAGTCGATCGTGCCGTACTTGGTGTACTGCACGGATCCAAGGCGCGCGAAGGGGCTTTCCTGGGCGACTTGAGACCCAGCCTTGTTCGCCGTGACGCTCACGGGGGAATCGAAGACTAGCACGTAGTATACGTTGTCTGGGTCTTCATCATTCGGCGTGGGACGTCCTTGTCGCGCCTGTTCGGTCGACCACGCTTCCACGTTTCCGGTGAAAACTGCGTCACCATTTGCGGCAACAACCGCCGGTCCCTCCTCCGTAGCAGCGACGCTTCCGCTCGCACTCTCGCCGGAGGGTGGAAGCACCGTCAGGTTGCCGTCGTGAAGCGGCTGCGGGTTGCTCACCGGAATCCAGTCGATGAGTTGGTGGTCCGGGAGGAGGCCGTCGCTAGGGAAGTTCTCCTTTGCGCTATCGCTTAGCGACGTGCCGTTCAACGCGAACAGCTCAGAAACGGATTCCTTGCCCAGCGACGAACCACTGATCTGGTACACGCCCCTGCCACCCGCGGACGCCCGCACCGCCAACCGGCCGCCACCATTGCCGGGCGCGCCCATCATGAGCACGTCCGTGGACGCGCGGGCCTTGCCGTCCTCGCCGATGGTGAACACGATCACTGGCGTGGTGTCGCTGCCGCCGACCGCGAGCAGCAGCTCCGGCGTGCCGCCACCAGTGGCCTCAACCAGCGCGTACTCGTAGGTGCCGTCGGGGGTGTACTGCGCCGCGGCGTTTACCGGGTAGTCGCCGGGGTGGGAGAGGACCCATTCGTACTCGGTGCGCCAATCGGCGGCGTCCTCAGCCTCACCAGCAGCCTGGCCCTCTGCCGCCCCCGCAGCCTCAGTTTCGCCCGCCTCAGGCTCCACAACCTCACCCGAATCCGGGTCCACCCACTGCGTGGACGTGACCATCACGGTCTCGGGCTCGCCACCCCCGGCGCAACCCGAAACCACCCCGACAGAACCGACTACAACAAGCGCGAGCGCGCGACGAAAACGCATGCGCCCACTCTAACCGGCGGGAGCGGGAAACTCTCGGCTATTTCCCAAGCTCCTTGCGGCGTTCGGCGGCGAGTTTCAGCCGCTCGGCGCGATCGGAACGTTCCTTCTCCAGCAGTTCCTCGAGGACCTCGTCTTCCTCGTTGGAGATGTCGAAGACGGCGTACCAAGCGACCGCGAGTATGCCCATCACCGGCCACATCACCCAGGCGTAGTCCAGATCCAGCCCAATCTGCAGCACAAAATAGACCGCCAAACCGCCGATGAGGGTGGTGTAGATCGCGGTGTCCATCTTCCGCTTCGCTGCGAGTTTCTCATCCAGTTCGATCTCGGACGGTGTCCGTTTATCCAATGCGACCGGTTCGGCCGGGAGGTCGTCGAAAAGCATCGAAAGCTCCCCGCGCGTGCGCGCAACTGCGGCTTGACCTGTGCGTTCTTCGAACTCTCCCACATCCAGGTAACCGTCTGCGAACAGAGTGCCCAGCCGGTCCAGCGCGTCCGAACGCTCGGCGTCGCCCACGCGGATTTCGTCCATCATCGCTCCCAACTTGCGCTTGCCCCTGCGGCAAGCTGTTCAATCGCAGTCATGACAGATGGTATCGAGTACACGATCGGCGAGGCCGCCGAGGCTCTCGGGGTTTCCACCAAGGCGTTGCGCCACTGGGAGGCGCTCGGCCTCATCGCACCCGCGCGCACGTGGTTCGACCACCGCGTTTACAGCGAGGCGGACCTCGAGCGCGGCGCGGCCATTGCCCTCTACCGCGGAGTCGGCGTGCCGCTTGCGCAGATCGCGCAGCTTCTCGACGCCTCCGGAGCCGCCCTCACCCGCGCCCTCAAGCACCACCAAGAAGCACTCGCTTCTCGACGGCGCACGCTCGACGCCCAACTCACATCTGTCCAGCACCTCATTGACAACGCAACGAAAGGATCCATCGACATGGACGCAATGAAGAAATACCTCGGCGAAGATATGCCTGCCTACCAGAAGGAGGCTGAGCAGCGCTGGGGTGATACCCCGGAGTGGGCGCAGTCCCAGGAAAAGCTCGCTCAAATGGGCGAAGGTGACTTCAAACGCCTCCAGGAAGAACAGGACACGCTCGCCACGGACTTGGTCAACGCCCGCGACGCCGGTGTCGAGCCCGGCTCGCAGGAAGCCGAAGCCCTGGTGGAGCGCCACCGCGCAAGCATCGCCCAGTGGTACGAGGCGACCCCGGCTCGCCAACTCATCCTCGCGCGCATGTACGTCGGCGACGCGCGCTTCCACGAAGCCTACGGCGGCGCGCAGGACTACCTGCTCGAGCTGGTCACCGCCCACGCGGCGGCCGAAGGTGTGGACGTGGACAACCCGCAGTGGGGCTAACCACGCCCCACTTGTCCTCCCTACACGGGGCAGACCACGGGCACACCGGCGTCGTCTAGGACGCGGGCGCGGAAGCCGTAGACGTCTTCGAGCAGGTCGGGAGTGAGCACCGCATGGGGTGTGTCTTGGCCGACGAGGCGGCCGGCCTTGAGCACGAGTAGCTCGTCGCAGTAGCGGGCGGCGAGGTTCAGGTCGTGGATGGCCACCAGCGCCACCCGGTCGGTCCCGCGGACCTCGTCGCAGATGAGCTGGAGCAGTTCGACTTGGTGGCGTAGGTCGAGGGCGGACGTGGGTTCGTCGAGAAGCATGACGCTCGGCTCGCGCACCAGCATCTGCGCGACAGCGACGAGCTGGCGCTGACCACCCGACATGTCCGAGACCAGCCGGTCGGACAGATGCGTGATACCCAAACGGTGCATGACGTCGGCGGTGCGCTCCAGCGGGTCCCACCCGTCGACGCCGCGGCGGCGGGCGGAGACCATGACCGATTCGAACGCGGTCAGCGTGGCGCTGCTCAACAGGTCCTGCGGCACGTAGCCGATCGCCTCCACGCGGTCCCTGCCGGTGAGCTCCGTGCCGTCCTTACTGATGGTCACCGACCCCGCCGTCGGCTTCTTGATCCCGGCGATGGCTTTGACCAGCGTTGATTTGCCGGCGGCATTGGGGCCGATCAGGCCGACGACCGTCCCGCCCTCGAGCGGGTCGAACGACAACGAGTGCACGATGGTGGACCGTCCGTAGGAAACGGAGAGGTTCTGCGCGCTAACGGTCATGGTCTACGCCCCCTTCCGGCGGGCACGGGTGAAGATGAGGAACACGAAAAACGGCACGCCGACCAGCGAGGTGATGATGCCGATCGGGATGGCCAGGCCGGGGATGATAGACAGCGACACGGCATAGGCCAAGCTCAGCAGCATCGCGCCCGCGGCGGCCGCGGCGGGGAGGAAAAACTTTTGGTCCTCGCCCACGAGCATTCGCGCCACGTGGGGCCCGACGAGCCCGATGAACCCGATGATGCCGGTGAACGCCACAGACGCGGCCGCCAAAAACGATGCGACGAGCAGGGTGGCAAGGCGCAGGCGTTTGACGTCGATGCCGAGGGCTGCGGCGCGGTCGTCGCCAAGCCGCAGCGCGGTCAGGCGCCACGCGTTGGCCACGCAGAACGGGATCGCCACGGCGAGGACAACAGCGAGGATGATGTTCGCCGTCCAGTTTGCGCGCTGCAT harbors:
- a CDS encoding HNH endonuclease signature motif containing protein, with the protein product MTSEITRCVDEIASALRTLSTLFEDPSTLAFEDVRHDMERLEEQFKKKATIDAAFAFIADRDDAGRIVGANYPNAYLQQCLDLSKGEAYNRLERGRLLYGAPPEPTPPPPEDVEDLFDMTGEDAEAEAQAAAEAAAEEERARQKKARENSSKVSAEKQDIIRRELDKLLKAAACERTRIHSEAMEEALHRSPEDLRLFVRKAVNAANRKHAPHSNPNAGFEKRSATFGRRKADGMVDIHINATAGHAALMKAHMDKGLAPNSNLPEELQGEADSRTPEQRRFDQFFAIFEQYEEQCQKSNDGAASVVLALTLDDLADGDAAMLFDTNTGIEVDCFDLVRLGMDGTTDFLLQVDGVSSVPLWMGRTSRLASVAQRIAMFAVQGVCSWLGCTAAMSECEAHHILAWIKGGNTDIENLTGLCREHHRCNNDHRDGSFNKGYMDFDPNTGRSGFRRRPGDPLKFNQSVPAKHSAVSRIYAAKGRCECAKHAGRDPAFYPPGHPPMKDTWTPIRV
- a CDS encoding DUF1707 SHOCT-like domain-containing protein, coding for MMDEIRVGDAERSDALDRLGTLFADGYLDVGEFEERTGQAAVARTRGELSMLFDDLPAEPVALDKRTPSEIELDEKLAAKRKMDTAIYTTLIGGLAVYFVLQIGLDLDYAWVMWPVMGILAVAWYAVFDISNEEDEVLEELLEKERSDRAERLKLAAERRKELGK
- a CDS encoding MerR family transcriptional regulator, yielding MTDGIEYTIGEAAEALGVSTKALRHWEALGLIAPARTWFDHRVYSEADLERGAAIALYRGVGVPLAQIAQLLDASGAALTRALKHHQEALASRRRTLDAQLTSVQHLIDNATKGSIDMDAMKKYLGEDMPAYQKEAEQRWGDTPEWAQSQEKLAQMGEGDFKRLQEEQDTLATDLVNARDAGVEPGSQEAEALVERHRASIAQWYEATPARQLILARMYVGDARFHEAYGGAQDYLLELVTAHAAAEGVDVDNPQWG
- a CDS encoding ABC transporter ATP-binding protein, encoding MTVSAQNLSVSYGRSTIVHSLSFDPLEGGTVVGLIGPNAAGKSTLVKAIAGIKKPTAGSVTISKDGTELTGRDRVEAIGYVPQDLLSSATLTAFESVMVSARRRGVDGWDPLERTADVMHRLGITHLSDRLVSDMSGGQRQLVAVAQMLVREPSVMLLDEPTSALDLRHQVELLQLICDEVRGTDRVALVAIHDLNLAARYCDELLVLKAGRLVGQDTPHAVLTPDLLEDVYGFRARVLDDAGVPVVCPV